The genomic region ATTCATTATATAATACGACTTTAAACAATGAAACAGCAAAGATGATATAATAACTCTTATGTCCCACATCAAATCATAGAAACTTGTACAGTCAGCAgaacaattaaaatttgatcatGCCAGAAGCTGCTATGGGCTGCATATTGACTTGCCATAATTTCAAATATGACTCTGAAACTTCAAGATTACTGTTACTGGTCTCACTTTTTTTATAGCTTTCAAGAATCTGGTGCAGGCAGTTCAAATGCTGTATCAGTTCCATCTTCTTGGCCCTCAAGACTTTGTTCTCCGACTCAAGAACAAGATGCGCTTGCAAGATAGCTTTACACTTCTGATTATCTTCATGTAACTTTCTCTCTAACTCAGCTTTCTCACTGATCAAGTCTTCCATATGCTTCTGTTTCTTCATTCTTGATCTTCTTGCAGACTCTCGATTCGATAtcatcctctttcttttcttctcatcGATCATCACTTTTGGCGCATCTACATCAGACCCTgagctaatatttataaagcaTGACATCTTCTGCAATGGGATTAATTGTATTAATCTTAATACCCTTTCAGGACTTAAAattggcaaaaaaaaaaaagaaaaaaaagaaactctgAACTTCAAGAAAACAAGTAGAACCAATGAAGAAGAACAACTGATATGGAATGATAAAAAAGCATTAGACACAACAGTCTGATATAGCTCATATCATACACATGAGTCCTAAAAGAGATTGTGCAAGACTGCTAGAGATGGCAACAAACTAATTGATTCAGGTCAAGAAGGCAAATAATATGGAGAAACAGTGAAATAAGAAAAGGGAAGGCTATGCTATCCAAAGGGATTTCATCTTTTTATCAGAAACAAGAGATGTGAAGATTTGAAGGCTCGTACTGgtatttataatttgtttattcataCTTCGTATAGTATTTTACCTTAAATGTATGCCATTGATGAAAGTCATTATTACAGGCAATTTAGCAACCTTATGGATAAGACTGACCACTAgcaaaactaataataataattaaaccaataaaaaacatatacttgtattttttatttttaaatcaataaaagaaatatatctGTATTTTTATGCTTAACAAGCGAAAGCTTTAAAATAAGATCTCACGAAAAAGTGAATACAAACTTCTATTAATAGTTTCTaattgaaaaatcaaaagttttTCCTAGCTCTCCTTACTCAAACTCAATAGTTACACATGATGCTTATAGTCTTATTTATAGGGAAGCTCTTAAACCAATAAGAAGCTaacatcataaaaaaataaaaataaaaataaaaataaaattcttaatatgaTATTCTTTATAGTGTTAAAACTTCTAAATTTATTCTCTAACCTTCCTGTTAGATGATTTCTAATTAGGAAGCTGCATATAAATCTCCTAAGTAAAGCACTCTTTCCTAAAAATCAGACCTAatctaagaaataaaaatatttaataaaacaacTTGTTACTGTGCTTGCTTTATATGCTGATGCTCCTTGAATCTTGTAAAACAAATTCACAGGTCTAGCCAAATCCAGTCAACTATGAGTGTGACAGGTACAGAGGAGGGCAAGCCtatgaaggaaaagaaaagccCAAACAATCAACCCAGCCTAGCCCAACCAATTTCAATGAATTTTGTGTCTGTTGCTTCTCCAACTAAGAGATTTTTGCTTTGCATTTTAAATTCagcaaaattaattttgaaatgtgAACATTATccaaaactaaatatataaaagagtaagtttcaaaagaataaatctAGTGACCGCAATTAAAAAGATCATTTAcctattttatattaagattCTAAATATTCGACGTATATTTAGCATTgttaaactataaaaatatatatatatattaaaatgagtttattttcaccatctaatatttaaataataataaaatattcatactatgaaaaaatatattttatttatagccGTGACTTTTAGAGTTGTTTTTCTGTTacaaattctttatatattttaattttagtaatataatagaattttattagcttgtttttgagaaaaaaaaaaagagtcaattaaaatataaaataatgtcATCTATTGTaaagtaaattgaaatttaagaattgttataaaaaaaagacgTTTAGAGTTGAGAATTATCAAGTTCTATGTGTTAATTACCTGTTAATTGTTAAGATCTATACATGTAGAGTATGTCTTTTGATTCCTATGTAagtgtaaattttataaaataacaaagaaaaagaatttttccCTTTAGAGAAAAGGAATATTGGAAAAGAGggaacaaaaaggaaaaagaaaataaaaaaaatcaacctTTTGCAGGTCCCACCCATCGGACCTGTCTTGTCTTAACCATGCATCGTTTTAACTTGCCAGAACGAACCTTAATTCCTACAAACGTAATACACAGCTGCAATGATACAGTATCCAACACGGCGTCGTCTCTAAACAGCACAACGACACACGCCTAACCTACGAGCGTGGTCCCGTGCCCGCCGGATAATCCCAAATAATTTATtcccttttattattattattattatttttgtttctactttaattttatctcaaGGCATCTCTAGAAGAAAGCAAATAGGTACGAAACGCTATCGTTTTTAATCTTCTCCTCTTCTCTCTCCCTccgtttcttctttttctcattctctACAAAGAATAACTCTCCAGTTGCTCTAACAATTTCACAACACAAAGATATATACAGAGGAGAGGGCTCCCTCAACACAATCTAA from Ricinus communis isolate WT05 ecotype wild-type chromosome 9, ASM1957865v1, whole genome shotgun sequence harbors:
- the LOC8258797 gene encoding basic leucine zipper 1, which produces MSCFINISSGSDVDAPKVMIDEKKRKRMISNRESARRSRMKKQKHMEDLISEKAELERKLHEDNQKCKAILQAHLVLESENKVLRAKKMELIQHLNCLHQILESYKKSETSNSNLEVSESYLKLWQVNMQPIAASGMIKF